The Panthera leo isolate Ple1 chromosome C2, P.leo_Ple1_pat1.1, whole genome shotgun sequence genome window below encodes:
- the NDUFB4 gene encoding NADH dehydrogenase [ubiquinone] 1 beta subcomplex subunit 4 produces MSFPKYQPSRLATLPSTLDPAEYDVSPEARKAQAERLAIRSRLKREYLLQYNDPSRRGLIEDPALIRWTYARSANIYPNFRPTPKTSLLGALFGIGPLFFWYYVFKTDRDRKEKLIQEGKLDRTFSISY; encoded by the exons ATGTCGTTCCCTAAGTACCAGCCTTCGCGCCTGGCCACTCTACCCTCCACCCTCGACCCAGCCGAATACGACGTATCTCCAGAAGCCCGGAAGGCGCAAGCCGAGCGGTTGGCCATAAGATCCCGACTTAAACGGGAGTACCTGCTTCAGTACAACGACCCCAGCCGCCGAGGGCTCATC GAAGATCCTGCCTTGATTCGTTGGACCTATGCAAGATCAGCAAATATCTATCCCAATTTCAGACCCACTCCCAAGACCTCACTCTTAGGAGCTCTATTTGGAATTGGGCCCCTCTTCTTCTGGTATTATGTTTTCAAAACTGACAGA gataggaaagaaaaactgaTCCAGGAAGGAAAATTGGATCGAACATTTAGCATTTCATATTAA